A window of Stenotrophomonas indicatrix genomic DNA:
CTCGGTGGTGCTGGCGCTGGTCTGCCTGCTGCCGTACCTGGTTGGCATGAGCGGAGCGTTCTACCTGGGCGGGGCGATCGTGCTCAACGCGGTGTTCCTCTGGTACGCCTGGCGCATGCTCAACCCGCCGGACGAGCTGTTCTCGATGAAGATGTTCAGTTACTCCATCGTCTACCTGATGGCGCTGTTCGCCTTCCTGCTGGTGGACCACTGGATCCTGCCCTGGTTGTGACGGGGTGACGCCGCCGGGCATGGCCCGGCGCTACCACCGCGTCAGGTAGCGCCGGGCCATGCCCGGCGATGTTCCACAGGTCAGGGCGCGCGCTTGGCATACCGTTGCGCGATCACGCCGCAGACGATCAGCTGGATCTGGTGATAGATCATCACCGGCAGCACGATCGCGCCGAGGCTGCCCCCAGCGAACAGCACCTTGGCGATCGGAACGCCGGTGGCCAGGCTCTTCTTCGAGCCGCAGAACACGATGGCGATCTCGTCTTCGCGGTTGAAGCGCAGGCGGCGGGCGATGAAGGTGATCAGCGGCATGGCGATGCCCAGCAGTACCGCCGCCACCACCGCCACCGCGAACAGTGACAGCAGGGGCGTCTTGCTCCACAACCCCTCGGTAACCGCTTCGCCGAATGCCGAGTACACCACCAGCAGGATCGTGGCCTGGTCGGTGTAGCGCAGCAGCGCGCGCTGTTTCTCAACCCAGCCGGCGATCCACGGGCGCAGCAGGTGGCCGGCCGCGAACGGCACCAGCAGCTGCAGCATGATGCCGCCGATGGCATGCAGCGGGTCATGCACGCCGCCGGAGGTACCGGCCAGTGCGGTCAGCAGCAGGGGCGTGAGGAACACGCCGAGGATGCTCGACAGCGAAGCACTGCACACGGCCGCCGGCACGTTGCCGCGCGCCATCGAGGTGAACGCGATGGACGACTGCACGGTGGAGGGCAGGGTGCACAGGAACAGCACGCCCAGGTACAGCTCAGGTGTCAGCAGCCAGCCGGACAACGGCTTGAACAACAGCCCCAGCAGCGGGAACAGGATGAAGGTGCAGGCGAGGATCGTCAGGTGCAGGCGCCAGTGCAGCATGCCGCCGATGATCGATTCGCGTGGCAGGCGCGCGCCGTGCAGGAAGAACAGCGCGGCGATGGCGACGGTGGTGACATCGTCGAGCACCAGGGCGGCGGCGCCTTTCATCGGCAGCAGCGAGGCCAGGCCGACGGTGCACAGCAGGGCGAGGGTGAAGTTGTCCGGTCGCAGGCGCGACCACCAGCGGGTCATGGTGGATGGGCTCCTTGGTGCGGGGGGATTACCCCGGGAATCAGGGGGTGGGAGAAGGGATCGCCAGACGCTCGCGGGTGGCCGCTTCCAACGACTTCAGGCCGGCTCGCTGGCCCAGTTGCAGCGCCTGTTCCGGGCTGGCGTGTTCGTAGCGTGCGTTGACCAGGCCGAGCACGGCACCGGCGCGGTTGCCGGAAGCGCAGTGCAGCAGCACCGGCCCCTGGCTCTGCTGCAGCGCCTGGTGCACGGCGCGCAGGTTGGTGGCATCCAGGCCCTCGGCGCCGGCTACCGGGATGCGCACATAGCGCAGGCCGAGCGCTTCGGCCTCGCGTGTTTCATCGAAGCCGCGATCTTCATCGGGTTGGCGCAGGTCGATTACCGTGCGCACGCCTTGGGCAGCCAGTTCGTGCAGTTGCGCGGCCGTGGGCTGGCCACCGGCGTAGAGGCCGGGGCGGACTTCAGCAAGAACAGGGTCCGCAGCCCAGGCCGGCAGGATCGGGCAGAGCGACAACAACAGCAGGCAGGTCAGGCGCAGCAGCATGCTCTCTCCGGGAATGTGTTCTGCCGCTACAGGCGCAGATTGGCGCGTGCCTTCAGCAGCTCGCGCATCTCGTACTTGTCAGTATCGTCCAGACCCTGTTGTCGCTGCTTGGCGTTGAGGTCGTCGATCCGCTGGAACAGCAGCTGCTTCTCCAGCTGGCCGACCGCGTCATGCAGTTCCACCGTCCACATCGCTTCATCGCCCGCCAGCGTCTGCGCGGCCAAGGTGTGCAGCGAGGCCTGTTCTTCGCGGCCGTCGAAATGCTCCAGCAGGGCGCCGGTACTGATGTCCGGGCGCTGTTCGACCAGCCCCAGCAATTCCAGCAGCAGCTCAACGCCCGGCAGGCGCAGGCCCTGGAAGTGGTGCTTGCCGCCCAGGGTCAGGGCCAGCGACGGCTGCTGCAGCAGGACGGCGATCGCGCCACGCACCAGGCTGCGCTTGGCCGCCGGCTGGATCGTGCGCGGAGCGGCGCGTTGTGGCATCTGCGGCCGGCCCGCCTGCGCGTTGCCGCCCAGGCCGGTCAGCTGTGCCAACTGCTGCTTCATCAGATCGCCGAAGGCACCATCGGGAATCTGCGCCAGCATCGGCTTGGCGCGCTCGGCCAGCCGTGCCTTGCCATCCAGCGTGCCCAGGTTGATCTCGCGGGTCAGCTCGTCGAAGAAGAACTGCGACAGCGGCGTGGCCTGCTTCAAGCGTTCGTCGAAGGCCTCGGCGCCTTCCTTGCGCACGATGCTGTCCGGGTCTTCGCCGTCGGGCAGGAACAGGAAGAAGGCCTGGCGGCCGTCCTTCATGCGTGGCAGCACCGATTCCAGCGCCTTCCAGCCGGCGCGGCGGCCGGCGGCGTCGCCATCGAAGCAGAAGAACACGTCCGGCGCGTTGCGGAACAACAGTTCGGCGTGGTCCGGCGTGGTCGCCGTGCCCAGCGTCGCCACCGCCTGGGTGACGCCGAACTGGAACAGCGAGACCACGTCCATGTAGCCCTCGACCACGATCAAGCGCTCGATCCTCTGGTTGGCCTGGCGCACCTGCCACAGGCCGTACAGCTCGCGGCCCTTGTGGAACAGCGCGGTCTCGGGCGAGTTGAGGTACTTGGGGCCGTCATCCTTCTCGAACACGCGCCCGCCGAAGGCGATCACCCGGCCACGGCGGTCGAAGATCGGGAACATCACCCGGTCGCGGAACTTGTCGTAGACGTGGCCGCGGTCGTTCTTTGAGAACAGGCCGGCGCGGTCGAGCAGCTTCATCCGCCGCTCGTCCTTGCCCAGTGCGTCGCGCAGGCCGCTGTAGCCATCAGGTGCATAGCCGATCTGGAAGCGCGCGCGGTTCTCTTCATCCACGCCGCGGCCATCGAGGTAGCTGCGGGCTTTCTCGCTGCCCTCAAGGTTCTTCTGGAAGAACTTGGTTGCCGCGTCCAGCGCCGAATACAGCTCGCGGCTGTCATCCTGCTGCTGGGCACTGCGTGGGTTCTCGCTGCGCGGCACTTCCATGCCGGCACGCTTGGCCAGTTCATCCACCGCGTCGAGGAATTCGAGGCGGTCGTAGTTCATCAGGAAGCTGATGGCCGTGCCGTGCGCGCCGCAGCCGAAGCAGTGATAGAACTGCTTGGTCGGCGAGACGGTGAACGAGGCCGAGCGTTCGTCATGGAACGGGCAGCGCGCGGCGTACTCCTTGCCCTGGCGCTTCAACGGCACGCGGCTGCCCACCACCTCGACGATGTCGGAGCGGGCCAGCAGGTCGTCGATGAAAGCGTCGGGGATACGGGCCATGGGCAACGAGGCAGGGCGCGGCGGCAGCCACGCGGAAGGGGGGAAGTCAGTCCCCCTAGTTTACCCCTTGCCGGCCACGTTCCCGGGCGCGTTCGCCGCAGTGCCAGGGTCGATGCCGGCAGCGAGCAGATGATGGCGTGCGCGCAGGCGTTCATCGATCACCGCGGTCATCAGCGCGCCGACGAAGAAGACCACGGTGGCGTAGTAGATCCAGACCAGCGAGATCACCAGCGCACCCATCGAGCCGTAAGCGCTGCCCGGTGCGACGGTGGCGATGTACACGCCGATGCCATAGCGGCCGAGTGCGAACAGCGCCGAGGTGATGAGGCCGCCGATGAAGGCCTGGCGCCACGCCACGCGCCGGTCCGGCAGGTAGTGATACATGAAGGCGAAGCCGACCGCGTACAGCAGCAGGCTGGTCAGGTAGCCGATGGCCGGCAGGATCGAGGGCAGCTGCGCAAAGGCCACCTGCAGCACGGTGGTGGCGGTCATCGACAGGATCAGCAGGAAGCCCAGCGCCAGCACCACGCCGAAGGAGAACACGCGCTTGCGCAGCCACGCCTTGATGCCCTCCAGGCGTTCGCCGCTGGTGCGGAAGATCAGGTTCAGTGCGTTCTGCAACTGGGCAAACACCGCAGTGGCGCCAACGAACAGCAGCAGCGTGCTCCACAGCCCGGCCAGCGATCCGACGTCGGGCTGGTTGTCGGCATTCTTCAGCACGGTTTCGGCCACGGTCGCGGCACTGCTGCCGGCCACCGAGCTGATCTGGTCGACCAGGGCCTGCTGTGCCGGCGGATACAGCGATGCGGTCAGCCACAGCAGCAGCACCAGCAGCGGCGCCATCGACAGCAGGGCATAGAAGGAAACCGAGGCGGCCTGGGTCAGCACGTCGATTTCGACGAAGCGCTTGACGACGGCCATCGGGAAACTGTCCTGCAGGCGCTTGATGTACTTGTGCAGGGACGCGGGGCCGCCGTGCGGCGCGCTGTCTTCGGGGGCGTGGGACGTTGGATCAACCATGCCGGAGTTGTAGCAGCACCACGTCGAAGACGCGGTGAAGCAGGTGCGCAGGAGCGCGTCCCGCAGTCCCTTCGCAGTGCGGAAGGGACCCGGGTCTGGCGTTGCTTACGACAGCGCCTGCTTGACCAGCTTGGACACCAGGCCCATGTCGGCCTGGCCGGCCAGCTTGGGCTTCAGCGCGCCCATCAGCTTGCCCATGTCGGCCGCGCTGCTGGCGCCGGTTTCGGCGATGGCCGCCTGGATGGCCGCGACAATCTCGGCTTCGCCCATCTTGGCCGGCAGGTAAGCTTCGATCACCACGATTTCGGCGCGCTCGATTGCCGCCAGGTCTTCGCGGTTGGCCGCTTCAAACTGGCTGACCGAGTCCTTGCGCTGCTTGACCATCTTGTCGAGCACCGCGATCACGGCGGTGTCGTCGAGCTCGATGCGCTCGTCGACTTCCTTCTGCTTGATGGCGGCGTTGATCAGGCGGATGACGCCCAGCTTGTGCTTCTCGCCGCCCTTCATGGCGGCCTTCATGTCTTCGGTGAGCTGCTGCTTCATGCTCATGACGAACCTCGTGGTGGTAGTGGGGCAGGGCGGATGCCCGGGCCCGGAAACGCAAAAAGCCGGCGACGCTCGCGCGTGCCGGCTTCGACTCCATCGCGGCAGGGAATGCCCACCGCAATGAAGATGCGTCCGATCAGTACAGGCGCTGACGCTTGGTAACGTCGCGCGACGAGCGGCGCAGCTGACGCTTCACAGCAGCGGCGGCCTTGCGCTTGCGCTCCTGGGTCGGCTTTTCGTAGAACTCGCGCTTGCGGGTTTCGGCCAGCACACCGGCCTTTTCGCAAGTGCGCTTGAAGCGGCGAAGAGCAAACTCAAAGGGTTCGTTCTCGCGGACTTTGACGCTGGGCATGGAATCTCCGGGACACAGTAGAACCGGGTCACGCCCGGCGAGCCGCACATTATAGTGGCGAATAAACAAACTGCAAGCCACAAATCCTGAATAGGGGCAAGTTGTTGGATTGCAGTGAGGCCTGCCAGTTCCCCGAGGGGTTGGCAGGGGCGTCATAATAGCAGGCATGCGAGTCCTTGGCATCGAATCTTCCTGTGACGAGACCGGCGTGGCGGTGTATGACACCGACCTGGCCGGCAGCGCTGCCCTGCGCGCCCATGCGGTCTACAGCCAGATCGCCCTGCACGCCGAGTACGGCGGTGTGGTGCCTGAACTGGCCAGCCGTGACCACGTGCGCAAGCTGCTGCCGTTGATCCGGCAGACGCTGGCCGAGGCCGGGCTTGGTGTGAACGACATCGACGGGGTGGCCTACACCGCCGGCCCCGGCCTGGTCGGGGCGCTGCTGGTGGGCGCCGGCGTGGCCCGGTCGCTGGCCTGGGCGCTGGAGATCCCCGCCGTGGGCGTGCACCACATGGAAGGTCACCTGTTGGCGCCGCTGATGGAAGACGATCCGCCGCAGGCCCCGTTCGTGGCCCTGCTGGTGTCCGGTGGCCATACCCAGCTGGTGGCCGTCGATGCCATCGGCCAGTACCGGCTGCTGGGCGAAACCCTGGACGACGCCGCAGGCGAAGCCTTCGACAAGACCGCCAAGATGATGGGCCTGCCGTACCCGGGCGGGCCGCAGCTGGCCGCGCTGGCCGAGCAGGGCACGCCGGGCGTCTACCGCTTCACGCGGCCGATGACCGACCGCCCGGGCCTGGATTTCAGCTTCTCCGGCCTGAAGACCCAGGTCCTGATGGCCTGGCGCGACAGCGACCAGAGCGAGCAGACCCGCGCCGACATCGCCCGTGGCTTTGAAGACGCCGTGGTCGAGACCCTGTGCATCAAGTGCGAACGCGCGTTGGAAGCGGCCGGCACCAATGTGATCGTGGTGGCCGGCGGCGTGGGTGCGAACAAGCGCCTGCGCGCCCGCCTGCAGCAGATGGCCGAGCGCCTCGGCGGCCGCGCCTGCTTCCCGCGGCCGGCGTTGTGCACCGACAACGGCGCGATGATCGCCTTCGCCGGCGCGCTGCGCCTGCTGGCGGGCCAGCACAGCCCGCCGAAGGTGGACGTCACGCCGCGTTGGGACATGGCGACGCTGCCGGCGGTGTGAAGCCCCGCAACCGGTAGCGCCGGGCCATGCCCGGCGGACGCATTATGGACGCCCTGCCAACGGCGAGGCCGCCAGCACCGTGGTGGCCCGTTCATGGCGCTGCAGCCATGCCAGCGTGTGCGGGCACCGGGCGTGGATCAGCCGCCCGATCGCGGCCAGGTCGGCGCCGATGTCGCGCTCAAGGATCGGTTCGTGGTGGGCGATGCGGTTGCGCAGGTGGCGGATGCGTCCGATGTCTGCGTGGATGGCTTTCCTGGTGACGCTGGGATGGGCCGAAGGCGCATGGCGTAGAACACCGCTGAGTGCTGGTATCCACAGCGAAGCGTCGAAGCGGCAGGTGAAGAGCTGCTGCCAGAAAACCATCGGCAGGTTGGCGACGATCTCGGGCGTGTCGGTGGTACGGCCGGTGACCAGTTCCAGTGCGGTTCTCGCCGAAGCGGATGAAGATGCCGGCAGCCTGCGTCGGAAGGCATCATTCCACGGCCATCGAGGCCCATGTTGCCGGGCCAGCGCCGATGCGGCTGCGTTGCGGATGACAACTTCGCATAGATGCAGCGGCATCATCAGCGCACCGCACATCCGCATGTTCCACAGGTACAGGGATTCGGCGGTGACACCCGGGCTGCAGGCCGATGCAATTCTCTCGTAGGTCGACAGGCGCTCCGCTGACAGAGCGCGCCTCAATGCATCGTATGCAGCCATCGTGATGTGCGGTGGTGAAGGAAGGGTCGATGCTGGCCAGAGACGGCGGCGATCACCATCGGGGAACGCCGTTGCCTGCGTGACCGATTTCCTGTGTTTCGGCTCGGACGTTTCCGTGAGTTGCTTTGTCGCAATTGGCCTTGACCGGCGATTGGGTCCTTGCCTAACCTCAGTGCCTGCGCCACCGGGACCCGCGGCTTGAGAAAGCTCCCCCCGGGGACAAAACGGTAGTACCAAAGGGCCCCGCTAGCAGGGCCCTTTGTCTTTTCCAGACCTTGCGAATGCCTGGCGACCCGCCTCCGTTCCGGGCAGGCTCACTGCCGTCCCGTTACCATGGCCGCCTGTTTTCCGGCTGGTAACCGCAATGGACAAGGTTTTCATCGAAGGGCTGACGATCGACGCCCTGATCGGCATCTACGATTGGGAGCGTCGGATCCGCCAGGACCTGGTGTTCGATCTGGAGATGGGGTTCGACAACCGTCGCCCGGCCGCCAGCGATGACATTGCCCATACCCTGAACTACAAGGCAGTCAGCAAGCGCCTGGAGCAGTTCGTGCGCGAATCGGAATTCGGCCTGGTGGAGACCCTGGCCGAGCGCTGCGCGCAGATCGTGCTGGACGAGTTCGACGTGAAGTGGCTGCGCCTGAAGCTGAGCAAGCCCGGGGCGGTGCGCGGTGCACGTGCGGTCGGCGTGATCATCGAACGCTCGCGGGACTGACACGCCGGTAGCGCCGGCCGTCGGCTGGCAACCCCCGGTAGTGCCGGCCGCTGGTCGGCAACCTCAACAGCAATGAAGAAGGAGACAACCGATGGTGGACGCAGTGGTGGCGGTACAGTGGCTGGAAAAGCTGCAGAACACACTGGAACCCTATCCTGGCGCCTACCTGGCGTTGATGATCTCGGCGCTGCTGGTTGCCGCCGGCCTGGCCAACTGGGTGACCAAGCGCATCCTGCTGCGCGGCCTGCGTCGCCTGCTCAACCGCCTGCCCGGCGCCGATACCGGCCGCGGCAGCCATCTGATGCGGGTCATTTCGCGGCTGTCCAACGTGGTGCCCAGCCAGGTGATCGCCTCGGGCATCCGTATCGTGCCGGACCTGCCGCCGGGCCTGGTCGGCTTCATCATCGGTGCCTGCCAGGCGTGGGCGATCCTGACCGTGGTGCTGGCGCTGTCGCATGCGCTGGATGCGGCCAACGACCTGTACGAACGTCGCCCCGAGGCGCGCAACAAGCCGATCAAGGGGTACCTGCAGGTCGCCAAGATCATCATCTTCGTGATCGCCGGGCTGTCGATCGTTGCCACCCTCGCCGGTGTCGACCTGCGCTACCTGGTCACCGGCCTGGGCGCGGCCACCGCAGTACTGATGCTGATCTTCCAGGACACCATCCTGTCGCTGGTGGCCAGCGTGCAGATCAGTGGTGATGGGCGTATCCGCATCGGCGACTGGATCGAGATGCCCAGCCAGAATGCCGACGGCGATGTCATCGATATCGCCCTGCATACGGTGACGGTGCAGAACTTCGACAAGACCATCACCACCATCCCGACCAAGAAGCTGGTGACCGAGTCGTTCAAGAACTGGCGCGGCATGCAGGAGGCCGGTGGCCGCCGGATCAAGCGCGCGCTGTTCCTGGACCAGCACAGCGTGCGTTTCATGGAGGAACAGGACCTGGCCTTCCTCGGCCAGTTCGCCCTGCTGGGCGACTACCTGCGCGGCAAGCAGCAGGAGCTGGGCCAGTGGAACGGGCGCCTGCGCGAGCAGGGCGTGGCCGAGGTCAACAGCCGCCGGGTGACCAACCTGGGCACCTTCCGCGCCTACGTGGAGCGTTATCTGGCCAGCCACCCGGGCATCCATACCGATATGACCCTGCTGGTGCGCCAGCTGCAGCCGACCACCGAAGGCCTGCCGCTGGAGCTGTACTGCTTCACCCGCAGCACCGCCTGGGGCGAATACGAAGCGGTGCAGTCGGACATCTTCGACCACCTGCTGGCGATCCTGCCGGCCTTTGGCCTGCGGGTGTTCCAGGCGTCCAGCGACGCGATGTTGATGGCCGGGCAGCGCCAGTTGGCCGGCTCGGAGTAAGCTGCGATGCCCCCGGCCAGACCGTACGGATCCGGCTGGTGGCTGAAACTGAATGACGAAACCTCTCGCCAAATCGTCCGGGATCGCTAGAATGCCGGGCTTGTAAACGTTTTCATCAAGGACTGCCGGTGGCCTCCGATCGCATCGAATCCCTCATTGCCCAGATGACCGTCGAGGAAAAAGTCGGCCAGCTGGGTGTCTTCGCGGACATGGTCCGCCCGTTCGCCCCGGATGTGAACCCGGAAGCCAACGTGCGCAATGCCGACCAGGTGCTGCAGCAGGTGCGCGAGGGCAAGGTCGGCTCGCTGTTCAACGGTGTCGGCGCCGAGCTCGGCCGCCGCATCCAGCAGGTCGCCACCGAGGAGAGCCGCCTGGGCATCCCGGTGATCCTGGCGGCCGACGTCATCCACGGCATGCGCACGGTGTTCCCGATTCCGCTGGGCGAGGCCGCCAGCTTCGAGCCGGACCTGGCCGAGCGCACCGCGCGCGCCACTGCGGTTGAAGCCACCGCTGCCGGCCTGCACTGGACCTACGCACCGGCAGTGGACATCGCCCGTGACCAGCGCTGGGGCCGCGGTGCCGAAGGTGCCGGTGAGGACGTGGTACTGGGCTGTGCCTTCGCCGCTGCCCGCGTGCGTGGCTTCCAGGGCAGCGACCTGCGGGCCGCCGACTCGCTGCTGGCCACGCCCAAGCACTTCGCCGCCTATGGCGCGGTGATGGCCGGCATGGAATA
This region includes:
- a CDS encoding bile acid:sodium symporter family protein; translation: MTRWWSRLRPDNFTLALLCTVGLASLLPMKGAAALVLDDVTTVAIAALFFLHGARLPRESIIGGMLHWRLHLTILACTFILFPLLGLLFKPLSGWLLTPELYLGVLFLCTLPSTVQSSIAFTSMARGNVPAAVCSASLSSILGVFLTPLLLTALAGTSGGVHDPLHAIGGIMLQLLVPFAAGHLLRPWIAGWVEKQRALLRYTDQATILLVVYSAFGEAVTEGLWSKTPLLSLFAVAVVAAVLLGIAMPLITFIARRLRFNREDEIAIVFCGSKKSLATGVPIAKVLFAGGSLGAIVLPVMIYHQIQLIVCGVIAQRYAKRAP
- a CDS encoding fused DSP-PTPase phosphatase/NAD kinase-like protein, with translation MLLRLTCLLLLSLCPILPAWAADPVLAEVRPGLYAGGQPTAAQLHELAAQGVRTVIDLRQPDEDRGFDETREAEALGLRYVRIPVAGAEGLDATNLRAVHQALQQSQGPVLLHCASGNRAGAVLGLVNARYEHASPEQALQLGQRAGLKSLEAATRERLAIPSPTP
- the dnaG gene encoding DNA primase, with protein sequence MARIPDAFIDDLLARSDIVEVVGSRVPLKRQGKEYAARCPFHDERSASFTVSPTKQFYHCFGCGAHGTAISFLMNYDRLEFLDAVDELAKRAGMEVPRSENPRSAQQQDDSRELYSALDAATKFFQKNLEGSEKARSYLDGRGVDEENRARFQIGYAPDGYSGLRDALGKDERRMKLLDRAGLFSKNDRGHVYDKFRDRVMFPIFDRRGRVIAFGGRVFEKDDGPKYLNSPETALFHKGRELYGLWQVRQANQRIERLIVVEGYMDVVSLFQFGVTQAVATLGTATTPDHAELLFRNAPDVFFCFDGDAAGRRAGWKALESVLPRMKDGRQAFFLFLPDGEDPDSIVRKEGAEAFDERLKQATPLSQFFFDELTREINLGTLDGKARLAERAKPMLAQIPDGAFGDLMKQQLAQLTGLGGNAQAGRPQMPQRAAPRTIQPAAKRSLVRGAIAVLLQQPSLALTLGGKHHFQGLRLPGVELLLELLGLVEQRPDISTGALLEHFDGREEQASLHTLAAQTLAGDEAMWTVELHDAVGQLEKQLLFQRIDDLNAKQRQQGLDDTDKYEMRELLKARANLRL
- a CDS encoding YihY/virulence factor BrkB family protein, which translates into the protein MVDPTSHAPEDSAPHGGPASLHKYIKRLQDSFPMAVVKRFVEIDVLTQAASVSFYALLSMAPLLVLLLWLTASLYPPAQQALVDQISSVAGSSAATVAETVLKNADNQPDVGSLAGLWSTLLLFVGATAVFAQLQNALNLIFRTSGERLEGIKAWLRKRVFSFGVVLALGFLLILSMTATTVLQVAFAQLPSILPAIGYLTSLLLYAVGFAFMYHYLPDRRVAWRQAFIGGLITSALFALGRYGIGVYIATVAPGSAYGSMGALVISLVWIYYATVVFFVGALMTAVIDERLRARHHLLAAGIDPGTAANAPGNVAGKG
- a CDS encoding GatB/YqeY domain-containing protein, with translation MSMKQQLTEDMKAAMKGGEKHKLGVIRLINAAIKQKEVDERIELDDTAVIAVLDKMVKQRKDSVSQFEAANREDLAAIERAEIVVIEAYLPAKMGEAEIVAAIQAAIAETGASSAADMGKLMGALKPKLAGQADMGLVSKLVKQALS
- the rpsU gene encoding 30S ribosomal protein S21; the encoded protein is MPSVKVRENEPFEFALRRFKRTCEKAGVLAETRKREFYEKPTQERKRKAAAAVKRQLRRSSRDVTKRQRLY
- the tsaD gene encoding tRNA (adenosine(37)-N6)-threonylcarbamoyltransferase complex transferase subunit TsaD yields the protein MRVLGIESSCDETGVAVYDTDLAGSAALRAHAVYSQIALHAEYGGVVPELASRDHVRKLLPLIRQTLAEAGLGVNDIDGVAYTAGPGLVGALLVGAGVARSLAWALEIPAVGVHHMEGHLLAPLMEDDPPQAPFVALLVSGGHTQLVAVDAIGQYRLLGETLDDAAGEAFDKTAKMMGLPYPGGPQLAALAEQGTPGVYRFTRPMTDRPGLDFSFSGLKTQVLMAWRDSDQSEQTRADIARGFEDAVVETLCIKCERALEAAGTNVIVVAGGVGANKRLRARLQQMAERLGGRACFPRPALCTDNGAMIAFAGALRLLAGQHSPPKVDVTPRWDMATLPAV
- the folB gene encoding dihydroneopterin aldolase, whose amino-acid sequence is MDKVFIEGLTIDALIGIYDWERRIRQDLVFDLEMGFDNRRPAASDDIAHTLNYKAVSKRLEQFVRESEFGLVETLAERCAQIVLDEFDVKWLRLKLSKPGAVRGARAVGVIIERSRD
- a CDS encoding mechanosensitive ion channel family protein yields the protein MVDAVVAVQWLEKLQNTLEPYPGAYLALMISALLVAAGLANWVTKRILLRGLRRLLNRLPGADTGRGSHLMRVISRLSNVVPSQVIASGIRIVPDLPPGLVGFIIGACQAWAILTVVLALSHALDAANDLYERRPEARNKPIKGYLQVAKIIIFVIAGLSIVATLAGVDLRYLVTGLGAATAVLMLIFQDTILSLVASVQISGDGRIRIGDWIEMPSQNADGDVIDIALHTVTVQNFDKTITTIPTKKLVTESFKNWRGMQEAGGRRIKRALFLDQHSVRFMEEQDLAFLGQFALLGDYLRGKQQELGQWNGRLREQGVAEVNSRRVTNLGTFRAYVERYLASHPGIHTDMTLLVRQLQPTTEGLPLELYCFTRSTAWGEYEAVQSDIFDHLLAILPAFGLRVFQASSDAMLMAGQRQLAGSE